Proteins encoded together in one Desulfuromonas acetexigens window:
- a CDS encoding SDR family oxidoreductase, which translates to MSDRWLLVLGANSDIAVATAAKFAKEGWNVHLASRDMNSLAREASNLRLRYGIEAREVLFDATDYRSHATFWDEMNPKPEGVIVAFGFLGDQIQAQKDFSVARKIIESNYLGAVSILEVIAQDFEVKGSGFIVGISSVAGDRGRASNYIYGSAKAGFSAYLAGLRHRLAKVGAHVMTVKPGFVATKMTAGLDLPKKLLATPQEVAGAIYQGVDAKSNTIYAKKIWRMIMLIIRHVPEVIFKKSNL; encoded by the coding sequence ATGAGCGATAGGTGGTTATTGGTCTTAGGTGCAAACAGCGATATCGCTGTAGCCACAGCGGCTAAATTCGCTAAGGAAGGCTGGAATGTCCATTTAGCTTCTCGTGATATGAATAGTCTTGCGAGGGAAGCTTCAAATTTGCGACTTCGTTACGGTATAGAGGCTAGAGAAGTTTTATTTGATGCCACAGACTATAGGTCTCATGCAACTTTTTGGGATGAAATGAACCCTAAGCCAGAAGGCGTTATAGTCGCTTTTGGTTTTCTTGGTGATCAAATTCAGGCCCAGAAAGATTTTTCTGTTGCCAGAAAAATTATCGAATCGAACTATCTGGGGGCGGTCAGTATTCTTGAAGTGATTGCGCAGGATTTCGAAGTGAAAGGCAGTGGTTTCATTGTCGGAATCAGCTCCGTTGCCGGCGATCGGGGTCGGGCCAGCAACTATATCTATGGAAGTGCCAAGGCCGGGTTCAGTGCTTATCTGGCTGGTTTGCGTCACCGCCTTGCCAAGGTTGGTGCCCACGTGATGACAGTCAAGCCTGGATTTGTCGCTACAAAAATGACCGCCGGTTTGGATCTTCCGAAAAAGCTTTTAGCTACTCCACAGGAGGTTGCAGGGGCTATTTACCAAGGGGTAGATGCCAAAAGTAATACAATTTATGCCAAAAAAATATGGCGTATGATTATGTTGATCATACGCCATGTCCCTGAAGTGATTTTTAAAAAAAGCAACCTTTAA
- a CDS encoding FAD-binding oxidoreductase, with product MKLTAWGKFPIIDSTVILPNAHLAQELDRVPEIIPFGNGRSYGDSALSSHIVPMTSCNRYLDFNLESGLLTCESGVLLADIIDVFVPRGWFLKVTPGTKLITVGGAIASDVHGKNHHIEGCFSECVKSFSLMLADGRIVCCSREENLDLFRATCGGMGLTGIILEVSFYLKRITSQQIGQTTIKTANLAETFAAFEEYGHQPYSVAWIDCLAKKTDIGRCLLMVGDFLNDGDLNYTPKKKMSIPFEFPGFALNSLSVRAFNWFYYGKVRERISHSQVDIDSFFYPLDALNNWNRIYGKGGFTQYQFILPKERSFEGLNKILSQIADSGKGSFLAVLKLYGPANENYLSFPMEGYSLALDFKIEPGLFELLDKLDEIVVHYGGRIYLTKDVRVSRNIFTQGYPMLDKFREVRSSYGLSEKFNSLQSQRLGI from the coding sequence ATGAAACTTACTGCCTGGGGGAAGTTCCCTATTATTGACTCAACCGTTATTTTGCCCAATGCCCACTTGGCGCAAGAACTTGATCGGGTTCCCGAGATCATACCCTTTGGTAACGGGCGCAGTTACGGCGACAGTGCTCTTTCTTCGCATATAGTGCCCATGACCTCATGCAACCGTTATCTTGATTTTAATCTAGAATCCGGTTTGCTGACCTGTGAAAGCGGGGTTTTGCTGGCTGATATCATCGATGTCTTTGTCCCCAGGGGGTGGTTTCTCAAAGTGACGCCCGGAACAAAACTTATTACTGTGGGGGGCGCAATCGCTAGTGATGTGCATGGTAAAAACCACCACATCGAAGGTTGTTTCAGCGAGTGCGTCAAATCATTTAGTCTGATGCTGGCTGACGGTCGAATCGTTTGTTGCAGTCGCGAAGAAAACCTAGATTTGTTTCGAGCGACCTGTGGTGGGATGGGGCTTACGGGAATTATTCTTGAAGTCAGTTTTTATTTGAAACGCATTACCTCACAACAGATCGGTCAAACTACGATCAAAACGGCAAATCTTGCGGAAACCTTTGCGGCCTTTGAAGAGTATGGACACCAACCGTACTCTGTTGCCTGGATTGATTGTTTGGCGAAAAAAACCGACATCGGTAGATGTCTTTTGATGGTGGGCGATTTCTTAAACGATGGAGATCTGAATTATACACCTAAAAAGAAAATGTCCATTCCTTTTGAATTTCCTGGGTTTGCTTTAAATAGTCTGAGCGTTCGAGCGTTTAATTGGTTTTATTACGGGAAGGTGCGCGAGCGAATCAGCCATAGCCAAGTCGATATAGACAGCTTTTTTTATCCCTTGGACGCTTTGAATAACTGGAATAGAATTTATGGTAAAGGTGGCTTTACCCAGTATCAGTTTATCCTGCCCAAAGAGAGAAGTTTCGAGGGCCTCAACAAAATCTTGAGCCAGATAGCCGATTCGGGAAAAGGCTCTTTTTTGGCCGTGCTCAAACTGTATGGTCCTGCCAATGAAAATTATCTTTCATTCCCTATGGAAGGGTATAGTCTCGCTTTAGATTTTAAAATAGAACCAGGGCTTTTTGAATTGCTCGATAAACTTGATGAGATTGTCGTCCATTATGGTGGCCGCATTTATCTGACCAAGGATGTTCGTGTTTCAAGAAATATTTTTACTCAAGGTTATCCGATGCTCGATAAGTTCCGCGAAGTAAGGTCTAGCTATGGGTTGTCTGAAAAGTTTAATTCCCTTCAATCACAGAGGTTGGGTATATGA
- a CDS encoding divergent PAP2 family protein, which translates to MDYSYVITPFFAWFIAGIFKFTINSVKARQFAFGLIGYGGLPSNHSAIVSSMAALIAFREGLTHPAFGVSLTLAFIVMLDANSLRREVGKHAVIINGLFSSESACPKLRERMGHTRLEILCGILVGVAVATFIHLF; encoded by the coding sequence ATGGATTATTCTTATGTCATAACCCCATTTTTTGCGTGGTTCATCGCAGGCATTTTTAAATTTACGATCAATAGTGTTAAGGCTAGGCAATTTGCTTTCGGATTGATTGGTTATGGCGGCTTGCCAAGTAATCATAGTGCGATTGTCAGTAGTATGGCGGCACTCATCGCTTTCAGGGAAGGCCTTACTCATCCGGCCTTTGGCGTTTCGCTCACCTTGGCTTTTATTGTGATGCTTGATGCTAATAGCTTGCGTCGAGAAGTTGGGAAACATGCCGTTATTATCAATGGCCTGTTTTCCAGTGAGAGTGCCTGCCCAAAATTACGGGAACGGATGGGGCATACACGACTTGAGATTCTTTGCGGCATTCTGGTCGGCGTTGCTGTTGCTACATTTATTCATCTGTTTTAA
- a CDS encoding decaprenyl-phosphate phosphoribosyltransferase, giving the protein MLLMRPKQWIKNGFVLAPLIFTGQFLSMPMVGRSLLAAFLFCMASSATYIVNDIHDLDRDRRHPIKSKKRPLAAGVISVPTALSILGFLYVVIICGFFIATEVAIVILGYLLLNLAYTFVLKHQPVVDIFTIAIGFVLRVVAGAVALDVPVSGWMLVTTLCLALYLAAVKRRQELSQSGIEGRKVLEKYSVALVDRYAEMSATGALVFYSIFVLSDRPELVLTVPLVLFGLFRYWYVVETLDGGESPTDALLADWQLLLTVILWIGACAYALWPMRG; this is encoded by the coding sequence ATGTTGTTGATGCGACCGAAGCAGTGGATTAAAAATGGTTTCGTGTTGGCTCCGTTGATTTTTACCGGGCAGTTTTTGTCTATGCCTATGGTTGGAAGATCTCTTTTAGCCGCTTTTCTTTTCTGTATGGCTTCTTCCGCAACGTATATTGTGAACGATATTCATGACCTTGATCGGGATCGGCGCCATCCAATAAAATCAAAAAAACGCCCCTTGGCTGCTGGTGTCATTTCTGTACCAACAGCACTGTCGATTTTGGGTTTTCTCTATGTGGTCATCATTTGTGGTTTTTTTATTGCTACGGAAGTTGCAATCGTTATCCTTGGCTACTTGTTGCTAAATCTCGCCTATACGTTCGTGCTCAAACACCAGCCTGTTGTTGATATTTTTACAATCGCCATCGGTTTTGTTCTGCGTGTAGTTGCCGGGGCCGTAGCCTTGGATGTACCTGTATCCGGTTGGATGCTGGTCACAACCTTATGTCTGGCACTTTATCTGGCTGCGGTGAAACGCCGGCAGGAACTCAGCCAAAGTGGTATTGAGGGGCGAAAGGTATTGGAAAAATATTCTGTCGCCTTGGTAGATCGTTATGCTGAAATGTCAGCAACGGGCGCTTTGGTTTTTTATAGTATTTTTGTTTTGTCTGATCGGCCTGAGCTTGTTCTCACAGTTCCATTAGTGCTGTTTGGCCTTTTCCGTTATTGGTATGTCGTTGAAACTCTGGATGGGGGCGAGTCGCCGACGGATGCTTTGCTTGCTGACTGGCAGTTGCTTCTGACAGTCATTTTGTGGATTGGTGCTTGCGCCTATGCACTATGGCCGATGCGGGGTTAG
- a CDS encoding GtrA family protein, with product MIQQFMSRQFFAFLITGGVAAIVNFGSRILYNFWIDFPLAIIFAYISGMVTAFVLAKIFVFRASQQALHRSAVFFIIVNLFAVLQTWLISMGMAYYALPSLGVTAYVREIAHACGVVVPVFTSYIGHKRWSFR from the coding sequence ATGATCCAGCAGTTTATGTCAAGGCAGTTCTTTGCCTTTTTGATAACTGGTGGGGTTGCCGCTATTGTTAATTTCGGCTCGAGAATCCTCTATAATTTTTGGATAGACTTTCCTTTAGCCATCATTTTTGCCTATATTAGCGGAATGGTTACAGCGTTCGTGCTGGCCAAGATATTTGTATTCAGGGCAAGTCAGCAGGCCCTGCATCGCTCAGCTGTTTTTTTTATCATTGTCAATCTTTTCGCTGTTCTTCAGACGTGGCTTATCAGTATGGGGATGGCTTATTATGCGCTACCTTCTTTAGGTGTTACCGCTTATGTTCGGGAAATAGCCCATGCCTGTGGTGTTGTGGTGCCTGTTTTTACCAGTTATATAGGGCATAAACGCTGGTCTTTCCGATAA
- a CDS encoding NAD(P)/FAD-dependent oxidoreductase, whose product MGQRIAVIGAGPMGLAVAYQLAKDGHEPVLFEADDRNGGMTACFDFGGMDIERYYHFHCISDHAFLEMLEELGLSHQMRWVETKMGYWFQNRLQAWGNPVALLRFKGLSFAAKFRYGLHAFLSTKRTNWQPLDRVEATGWIRRWVGEEAYEILWRRLFDYKFYEYATGLSAAWIWSRIRRIGRSRYDLFREKLGYLTGGSGALLQAMQGAITGHGGTVRLNSPVNKVIIKSGKVIGVEVGGTIEKFDKVISTVPLPYVAQLMPDLSPNILAKFQSTHNVAVVCVIAKLRVAVTENFWLNTNDPEMDIPGLVEYTNLRPLDQHIVYVPFYVPGEHPKYAESDQVFIDKVSRYLKKINPKISDSDFLDIRVNRYRYAQPICGPGYLQTLPPVSLPVQGLWVADTSYYYPEDRGISESIHFGRNLAREATA is encoded by the coding sequence ATGGGGCAACGAATTGCGGTAATTGGCGCTGGTCCTATGGGGTTGGCAGTTGCCTATCAATTGGCCAAGGATGGACATGAGCCTGTTTTATTTGAAGCCGATGACCGTAACGGTGGGATGACCGCCTGTTTCGATTTCGGTGGTATGGATATTGAGCGTTATTACCACTTCCATTGCATATCCGATCATGCTTTCCTTGAAATGCTGGAGGAATTGGGCTTGTCCCATCAAATGCGCTGGGTCGAAACCAAGATGGGCTATTGGTTTCAGAATCGGTTGCAGGCTTGGGGCAATCCCGTCGCTTTGCTTAGGTTTAAAGGCCTGAGTTTTGCTGCCAAATTTCGTTATGGTCTACATGCTTTTTTGTCAACCAAGCGGACTAATTGGCAGCCTCTGGATCGTGTTGAAGCTACGGGCTGGATTCGGCGTTGGGTCGGCGAAGAGGCTTATGAAATTCTGTGGCGCCGGCTGTTTGATTATAAGTTTTATGAATACGCCACCGGACTTTCCGCCGCCTGGATATGGAGCCGGATTCGGCGGATCGGCCGCTCCCGTTATGATTTATTTCGGGAAAAGCTAGGATACTTGACAGGGGGTTCAGGCGCTCTGCTGCAAGCCATGCAGGGCGCAATAACGGGGCATGGCGGGACAGTGCGTCTCAACTCACCTGTGAATAAAGTCATTATCAAATCAGGAAAAGTGATCGGCGTAGAAGTCGGTGGCACGATTGAGAAGTTCGACAAGGTTATCAGTACCGTACCCTTACCATATGTGGCTCAACTTATGCCTGATCTGTCGCCGAATATTCTCGCGAAGTTCCAGTCGACCCATAATGTCGCTGTTGTGTGTGTAATTGCCAAGTTGCGAGTTGCTGTAACAGAAAACTTTTGGCTGAACACCAATGACCCTGAAATGGATATCCCTGGCTTGGTTGAATATACAAATCTGCGACCCCTTGATCAGCATATCGTCTATGTCCCCTTTTATGTCCCGGGTGAGCACCCAAAGTATGCGGAATCCGACCAAGTATTTATTGATAAAGTCAGTCGTTACCTCAAAAAGATCAACCCCAAAATTTCAGACTCTGACTTTCTTGACATCAGGGTAAACCGTTACCGATATGCCCAGCCGATATGTGGCCCAGGCTATCTCCAAACTCTCCCGCCAGTGTCCTTGCCCGTACAGGGGCTATGGGTAGCTGATACCTCCTATTACTATCCGGAAGATCGCGGTATTTCAGAAAGTATTCATTTTGGTCGGAACCTGGCCAGGGAAGCAACCGCATGA
- a CDS encoding NAD-dependent epimerase/dehydratase family protein, with product MNQKILLPGGAGLVGQNLVARFKAQGYTDIVVLDKHQANLAVLQRVQPDITAEYADLAEPGDWQRHFEGADAVVMLQAQIGGLVYDVFVRNNIDSTRLVLDAIEKYKVPYLVHISSSVLESVAEDFYTKSKRAQEDMVLASTVPNVVLRPTLMFGWFDRKHLGWLSRFMQKVPIFPIPGHGRYMRQPLYVGDFCDIIISCIESRKQGGVYNISGHEKIDYIDMIREIKRAVQARSAIVKIPYGIFYGLLWVWSLFDRNPPFTTQQLAALVAKDEFEVIDWPGIFGVPYTPFAKAIDETFNDPTYSKVVLEF from the coding sequence ATGAATCAGAAGATCTTGTTGCCTGGCGGAGCCGGTCTTGTAGGCCAAAACCTCGTTGCCCGTTTCAAGGCCCAGGGCTACACCGACATTGTCGTTTTAGATAAACATCAAGCCAATCTCGCTGTATTACAGAGAGTGCAGCCTGATATCACTGCGGAATATGCCGACTTGGCCGAACCGGGCGACTGGCAGCGACACTTTGAGGGTGCGGATGCTGTGGTGATGTTGCAGGCACAGATTGGTGGTTTAGTTTATGATGTATTCGTACGCAACAATATCGACTCTACCCGCCTGGTATTGGATGCCATAGAAAAATATAAGGTTCCTTATCTGGTTCACATTAGTTCTTCGGTGTTGGAATCAGTGGCTGAAGATTTTTACACAAAGTCCAAACGCGCTCAGGAAGATATGGTGCTTGCCAGCACCGTACCTAATGTTGTTCTGCGCCCAACTCTGATGTTTGGCTGGTTTGACCGCAAGCACTTGGGTTGGTTGTCCCGATTTATGCAAAAGGTCCCAATTTTCCCCATCCCCGGTCATGGCCGGTACATGCGCCAGCCTCTTTATGTCGGTGACTTCTGCGATATTATTATCAGCTGTATCGAGAGTCGGAAGCAGGGTGGCGTTTATAATATTTCCGGTCATGAAAAAATTGATTATATCGACATGATTCGTGAAATTAAGCGGGCCGTCCAGGCTCGTTCCGCTATCGTGAAGATTCCTTATGGAATATTTTATGGGTTGCTTTGGGTGTGGTCGTTATTTGACCGTAACCCGCCCTTTACTACTCAACAGTTGGCCGCTTTGGTCGCTAAAGATGAGTTTGAAGTGATCGACTGGCCTGGCATCTTTGGGGTCCCATATACCCCTTTTGCTAAGGCCATTGATGAAACCTTTAATGACCCGACTTACAGCAAAGTCGTTTTGGAGTTTTAA
- a CDS encoding methyltransferase domain-containing protein, giving the protein MNCEPESNKGYCHCCRQDTIFTAYGDWLRDTYICEKCGSLPRQRALQHVLDFFISDWTSLSIHESSPSNDFISRWCNNYSSSQLLDGVPLGFDKDGVRCENLENLTFADETFDLVITQDVMEHVFSPQKAFNSILRVIKQGGAHAFTAPKHKGLLTSYPRAHVVDDDIFHLHEPIFHGNPVGDGRALVTWDYGDDFERLIMKWTGSPVRTYCIRDRLLGLDGEYLDVFVMKKS; this is encoded by the coding sequence ATGAATTGCGAGCCAGAAAGCAATAAAGGATATTGCCATTGTTGCCGTCAAGACACGATTTTCACCGCTTATGGTGATTGGCTTCGTGATACATATATATGCGAAAAATGCGGTTCATTGCCCCGCCAAAGAGCGCTGCAACATGTTTTAGATTTTTTTATTTCAGATTGGACATCTCTCAGTATTCATGAATCATCGCCGAGCAATGATTTTATCTCGCGATGGTGTAATAACTATTCTTCTTCTCAGTTATTGGATGGGGTACCTCTTGGTTTTGATAAGGATGGGGTGAGATGTGAAAACTTAGAAAATTTAACTTTTGCTGATGAAACATTCGATTTGGTAATTACGCAGGATGTTATGGAGCATGTTTTTTCGCCACAAAAAGCATTCAATTCTATATTGCGTGTAATTAAGCAAGGTGGTGCTCATGCGTTTACAGCACCCAAGCATAAGGGTCTGTTGACTAGTTATCCCCGCGCCCACGTAGTAGACGATGATATTTTTCATTTGCATGAGCCCATTTTTCACGGTAATCCAGTGGGAGACGGTCGCGCGCTTGTAACTTGGGATTATGGTGATGATTTCGAACGCTTAATTATGAAATGGACGGGCAGTCCTGTGCGAACGTATTGTATACGTGATAGATTGCTTGGTCTCGACGGAGAGTATCTTGATGTGTTTGTCATGAAGAAGTCGTAA
- a CDS encoding glycoside hydrolase family 99-like domain-containing protein, which yields MRVLFYVEPLVERENPTWKKSWIDYFVKEISRALIHEGIHENDMACIAPSALGGIARSILPNSRVVSIDQTELIPRFGSSALAVASRWYLNQADSATLTNMADLVCERLGNFIPTVCLTFSPAPFLKRAWPQVKVLHMEYGFISRPPFPETMYFDPRGMFAESVLAKYKDDLEAWCPPAESTALLTDLRKKFQASKDIADNPVAKIVRSAVASFESAVLLALQFSNFYAYDANARFADQYDLLVHVLDSLPKNIAVVVCEHPEHPVLKHETVEYLSSRYPNFIWHPLFRQVYGVSHYLMPFVQGVVTVSSSVGLQALLWEKHLAVVGEGHLAAIADTQDLKAFPQFLNMAWGEGRDRLLCWLLSNQHLPFRYLLSSGRLSKYLQSLDDGIPEAIEAARSNAGLKLDEIRAVYDLAWVERSVTPYGTAFSTDPNNFVAALFVATESRGYDEAHCLREFVSFTNGPEVGISFRLDGANTSPVALRFDPANRPCAVWLSSLALADGNGKILWAWGGEKSEIRNCRGLELIPQGDRILAICYDNDPQFELAIDFSSFSAALKPLAFSVNLVQSTPDEVAETARGVLVGLVESISAKDSQVVELYSVVAERDDQIAGFNQALAERDELHQQTLNHIWTSTSWRLTWPIRSLAIFWKRLVYMFTAIPSAIRHGNGIKNTSNKAFRIYKNEGMDGVRRALASLRKPVTARTVNFEKVSSTGAESEAVIPRIEFEQTRNRFVEYQKNPPISPLVKLIAFYLPQFHPFPENDEWWGKGFTEWTNVGKAKPNYFGHYQPHCPIHSGYYDLRVPEVMEEQARLAKEYGIYGFSYYFYWFGGKILMNAPLEMMLANKKVDMPFCFTWANENWSRRWDGQENDILIAQNHSDEDSLAFIRHLIKYFKDERYICIDGKPVLIIYRANIIPNMAGTAKIWREELLKHGFPGLYLVSAQSFGIRSPEPFNFDASVEFPPHTVISSDITNHLDFSNPDYCGHVYSYEQVVANELLKEEPDYKLFRTAMLSWDNTARKQNNGHIFHEFSLLRYKQWLSSIVNKVFSNKKYGSGEKIVFVNAWNEWAEGTHLEPDQKFGYGYLQTTYDVLRDYEPFLFKGQGIAYVPEKRSECAVILHLHYEELWPNICSYLKRSFEENGFDLFVSVTSSTAAKKVFADFPGSHIELVENRGRDILPFVRMLNAIHSLEYTAVCKIHSKRSIYRNDGDNIRNEILDSLIGSKDQVQDILCRFRNDSRLGMIAPKKYLIFHNEHNMTFDKEVVRKIANQIKIDFEYDLFPAGSMFWFSIKSLVPLLKLDDTFFEAESGLADGTCAHAVERLFCQIVKSGNYTVEGC from the coding sequence ATGCGTGTTCTTTTTTATGTCGAGCCGCTGGTCGAGCGTGAGAATCCAACATGGAAGAAGTCATGGATCGATTACTTCGTCAAGGAAATATCCAGGGCACTCATTCATGAAGGAATCCATGAAAATGACATGGCTTGTATCGCTCCTTCAGCACTTGGTGGAATTGCTCGTTCGATATTGCCAAATAGTCGTGTTGTATCGATTGACCAAACAGAGTTGATTCCACGCTTTGGATCATCCGCGCTTGCGGTTGCCAGCAGGTGGTATTTGAACCAGGCAGACTCGGCTACCCTTACAAACATGGCGGATTTGGTTTGTGAGCGCCTCGGCAATTTCATCCCAACAGTGTGCTTGACGTTTTCTCCTGCGCCGTTTCTCAAGCGAGCATGGCCTCAGGTTAAAGTATTGCACATGGAGTATGGTTTCATTTCGCGTCCCCCTTTCCCTGAAACGATGTATTTCGATCCTCGCGGCATGTTCGCCGAAAGTGTTCTGGCCAAATATAAGGATGATTTGGAGGCTTGGTGCCCGCCAGCCGAATCAACGGCGCTATTGACAGATTTGCGAAAAAAGTTTCAGGCATCCAAAGATATTGCAGATAATCCGGTAGCTAAAATTGTTAGATCAGCTGTTGCATCGTTTGAGTCTGCCGTGTTGTTGGCGCTGCAATTTTCTAATTTTTACGCCTACGACGCAAACGCAAGATTTGCTGATCAATATGATCTGCTGGTCCATGTGCTGGATTCCTTGCCGAAAAACATTGCGGTGGTTGTTTGCGAACATCCAGAGCACCCGGTCCTAAAACACGAAACAGTCGAATATTTGAGTAGTCGATATCCAAATTTTATTTGGCATCCATTGTTCCGGCAGGTTTACGGCGTATCGCACTACCTTATGCCATTCGTGCAGGGTGTGGTTACCGTCAGCTCCAGTGTAGGCTTACAAGCACTTTTGTGGGAAAAACACCTCGCCGTTGTTGGCGAGGGACATTTGGCTGCCATTGCCGATACGCAAGACTTGAAAGCTTTTCCCCAGTTTTTGAATATGGCTTGGGGTGAAGGACGCGACCGATTGTTGTGCTGGCTGCTATCGAATCAGCACTTGCCATTCAGGTATCTACTCAGTAGCGGTAGATTATCGAAGTATCTTCAGTCCCTCGATGATGGAATTCCAGAAGCTATAGAAGCGGCCAGATCAAATGCTGGGCTTAAACTAGATGAAATTCGCGCTGTTTACGATTTGGCATGGGTAGAGCGATCCGTTACTCCCTATGGCACTGCTTTCTCGACAGACCCGAACAATTTTGTTGCAGCTCTTTTTGTCGCAACGGAGAGCCGCGGATACGACGAAGCTCATTGTCTTCGTGAGTTTGTGTCTTTCACCAATGGTCCAGAAGTCGGCATCAGCTTTCGGTTGGATGGGGCAAATACCTCTCCTGTAGCGCTGCGTTTCGATCCGGCGAATAGACCCTGTGCGGTCTGGCTAAGTTCACTGGCCCTTGCTGATGGTAATGGAAAGATATTGTGGGCTTGGGGAGGTGAAAAGTCAGAAATTCGAAACTGTCGTGGGCTGGAACTTATTCCTCAAGGGGATAGGATCTTGGCAATTTGTTATGACAATGACCCACAGTTTGAGTTGGCTATTGATTTCAGTTCGTTTTCCGCAGCGCTAAAGCCACTGGCCTTTTCGGTGAACTTGGTGCAATCCACACCCGATGAAGTTGCAGAGACAGCAAGAGGCGTTTTGGTCGGATTGGTTGAATCAATTTCAGCGAAGGACTCTCAGGTTGTTGAATTATACAGTGTTGTTGCTGAGCGCGATGACCAGATCGCGGGCTTCAACCAGGCGTTAGCTGAGCGCGATGAACTTCATCAACAAACGTTGAACCACATATGGACCTCGACGAGTTGGCGTTTGACGTGGCCAATTCGCTCTCTCGCGATTTTCTGGAAACGGTTAGTCTACATGTTTACAGCTATTCCATCGGCTATCAGGCATGGTAATGGAATTAAGAATACATCAAATAAAGCTTTTCGTATTTATAAGAACGAAGGGATGGATGGGGTTCGGCGGGCATTAGCATCACTGCGAAAGCCAGTCACTGCACGTACGGTCAATTTCGAAAAAGTATCTAGCACAGGGGCAGAAAGTGAAGCCGTAATTCCGCGGATAGAGTTTGAACAAACTCGTAATCGGTTCGTGGAATATCAGAAAAATCCCCCTATTTCACCATTGGTAAAGCTGATTGCTTTTTATCTTCCGCAATTCCATCCCTTCCCAGAAAACGATGAGTGGTGGGGCAAAGGCTTTACCGAGTGGACAAACGTAGGCAAGGCCAAGCCCAATTACTTCGGACACTACCAGCCGCATTGCCCTATTCATAGCGGTTATTATGACCTTCGCGTTCCAGAAGTAATGGAGGAGCAGGCTAGATTGGCCAAGGAGTATGGCATTTACGGTTTCAGCTATTATTTTTACTGGTTCGGTGGAAAAATTCTAATGAATGCGCCGTTGGAAATGATGTTGGCCAACAAAAAGGTAGATATGCCATTTTGTTTTACGTGGGCCAACGAAAACTGGAGTCGGCGATGGGATGGCCAGGAAAATGACATACTTATAGCCCAAAACCATAGCGACGAGGACTCCTTGGCGTTTATTCGTCATTTAATAAAATATTTTAAAGATGAGCGCTACATATGTATTGATGGGAAACCGGTTCTGATTATATATCGTGCAAACATTATCCCGAATATGGCAGGCACTGCTAAAATTTGGCGTGAGGAGTTGTTGAAGCATGGATTTCCAGGTCTATACCTTGTGTCTGCGCAAAGCTTTGGAATACGCTCACCTGAGCCATTTAATTTTGATGCGTCAGTCGAATTTCCACCTCACACTGTCATTAGTTCGGATATTACAAATCATCTCGATTTTTCCAATCCTGATTACTGTGGGCACGTTTATAGTTACGAACAGGTCGTTGCAAATGAATTGTTAAAAGAAGAACCTGATTACAAACTTTTCAGAACCGCCATGCTGTCTTGGGATAACACTGCGCGAAAGCAAAATAACGGCCATATATTTCATGAATTTAGTTTGTTGCGTTACAAGCAGTGGTTGTCCTCTATTGTGAACAAAGTATTCTCCAATAAAAAATATGGTTCCGGTGAAAAAATTGTATTTGTAAATGCTTGGAACGAGTGGGCAGAGGGAACCCATCTTGAGCCTGACCAAAAATTCGGCTACGGATATCTTCAAACTACTTACGATGTTCTTAGGGACTACGAGCCTTTTCTTTTCAAGGGGCAGGGTATAGCATATGTACCAGAAAAACGGAGTGAATGTGCGGTAATTCTCCATCTCCATTATGAAGAGTTGTGGCCTAATATATGTAGCTATTTGAAAAGATCTTTTGAGGAGAATGGCTTCGACCTATTTGTAAGTGTTACATCTTCAACGGCTGCCAAAAAAGTATTTGCCGATTTTCCAGGCTCTCATATTGAGTTGGTTGAAAATCGTGGCCGTGACATTTTGCCTTTCGTGCGTATGCTTAATGCCATACATAGTCTAGAATACACTGCAGTATGCAAGATTCATTCAAAGCGCAGCATTTACAGAAATGATGGAGATAACATACGTAATGAAATTTTAGATTCATTGATAGGATCAAAAGATCAGGTTCAGGATATTTTGTGCCGATTTAGAAATGACTCTCGGCTCGGAATGATTGCTCCAAAAAAGTATTTAATTTTTCATAACGAGCACAATATGACTTTTGATAAGGAAGTAGTTCGAAAGATTGCAAATCAAATAAAGATCGATTTTGAGTATGACTTATTCCCCGCAGGCTCAATGTTCTGGTTTTCAATAAAAAGTCTTGTGCCTTTGCTTAAATTGGATGATACATTTTTCGAAGCCGAATCGGGTTTGGCGGATGGCACGTGCGCACATGCTGTTGAGCGCCTTTTCTGCCAAATTGTGAAAAGCGGAAATTATACGGTAGAGGGCTGCTAA